In Chelonia mydas isolate rCheMyd1 chromosome 7, rCheMyd1.pri.v2, whole genome shotgun sequence, the sequence GATTACAAGCCAGGCCTCAGGCCCCCCTGGCTTGGGCCATAGTGCAGGTCATTTCCTTCATCTCTCCAGGCACTGGCAGGGcttgtcctccccaccccacaaccccaTGGCCCATTGCAGGTTACAGCCCATGGGGCGCCCCTGCCCCAAGGCGTTTGGCCCCTGGCCCTGGGGTAGGGCACAGGCTACCCCTAGCCCGGAGccgctggccctgctcctggGAAGAATCGCTCCAGCACTGCGGGGGGCCTGTGAGGATGTTTATTTCTTTCTTTGGCACAAACAGACCCACAGCAACAGCCCCCTCCTCCCGCAGTGGTCAGACCCCCCCTTTGGCATGCACCGAGAGGGCCCGGCGGGGGCTGCCTCCTTAGGGTCAGGGCTGGTGGCTCCTGCTGCAGTGCTGGTCCATGGggcagcctcaccccagagccgctcCCTAGGGTCTGGCCTAGTGGGGGCTCAGCCAAGGGGGACCCATGgccacagcagggctaaggccaCCTGCCCCCCTCATGCTGCAGCAGCCCTGGCGCGATGCTCCCCCGCACCTCCGGGCCCGCTCGGCGGGAGGCTCCTCCCTGGCCTTGGCCCAGGCCCTCGCTCAGCCAGAGCCAGTGCTGCCCCCGGGCCTGGCTCTGCAGCGTGTCCTGCCCCCGCTGCGTTGGTTCGTCCTGGGCTGGCCCAGCCCCCCCGTGCAGCCCGGAACAAGGTGCAAAATCTGAGCTGGGAAACTAGAGCTACATAAAAATCACTGACGGGCTGGGGGTTGGCACTAGGCAGGGCCGTGCGGGGGCCTGCCTGTCGTGGGCTCCCCCTGGCATTGCCCCctggcagggctccagccgctgccctGGCCCGGCCCCTCACAGCTCAATGGTGTCACTCGACAGGCTGCGGGAATCCAGCTGCTTGCTGAGCGCCAGGAAGCTCCCCCTGGCTTCGCACGCAGAGTCTCCGGCCCCTCCTGCGGTGCCGGGCCCAGGGGCCTCCTCGGGGAGCAGCGGGGCCCGGCTGGGCGTCTCCTCCAGGGGCAAGCTCTCCAGCGAGGAGAGGCCATGCCGCCAGGGGTTCCAGCTGATCTTCAGGGAGCCCCTGGAGAAGCTGTCGAGGGAGCTGCCTGAGATGGCGCCCTCGGTGGGGGGCCCGCTGGGCATGCCCTGGCTCGGGGGCAGGCTGGCGCTCTGGGAGGGCAGGTCGCTGAGCGAGCTGCGGCGCTGCCAGGCCTTGGGGGGCAGCCGCGGCTCGGCCAGGGGCGGCAGGGCGGAGCCGCTGCGCAGCGAGGAGCAGGAGTCCCGGCGCGCCAGGCGCCCGGGGCACTGCAGGCCGGAGCGCAGGAAGAGGCTGTCGCACACCAGGTGCTCCTTGAAGAGGGCCTCGTCGATGCTGCGGCTCAGGTTGATGGGCGAGGGCGGGCGGAACTCCAGCGCCCCCAGCGACAGCACCGACTCCCTCTCGAAGCAGGCGCTGGTGTAGGAGTGCCCCACGCGCGCGGGGCTGACGCCAGGCCGGCACAGCGAGGCGGGGGAGCCCCCAGCCGAGAAGGCCCCCGCCGCCCTGGCCTCGTTGCTGTCCTTCAGCACCCGCAGGGGCACCTGCTCGGGCGGGTTGCGGATCAGGCTCTCGCGGATGTCGGCGGCGGCCGCCCGCTCCTGCGTGCCGTGGGCCCAGTCGTAGCAGTTGTTGGGGTACTCGGGCGCCTCGGCCTTGCGGTAGGGGCAGACGTAGCGGAGGAGCTTGGCCCAGCAGGCGTGGTCAGCGGAGCCGCAGGGCTGGCAGAAGGGGGGCGAGGCCACGAAGCACAGGGCAAAGGCCAGCAGCAGCTCGCAGAGCCGGAACCAGACCTGCACGAGCCACCAGGGCCAGGAGAACTCCCCCGGcgggcccagcgccccccccagcCACAGGGCCCCGTACACCTGGAACCCGCAGCacagcagccccagagcactgCACCCCAGCAGCACCCGCGGGCAGGGGCCTAGCCCCTGGAGGGCTCCCCCCTGCCCAGGCAGCTCCTGGGGGTCCTCACAGCCACACGACACCCGCTGGGCCGCGGCCGGCCGGAGCGGCCGCAGCCGCCAAGACGCAGCCAGGCTGGCCAGCAGGAGGGAGGCGCCGAGGGCGCAGGAGAGCAGGCGCAGCCCCACGCCCAGGGCGGGGCTCAGCAGGGGCGAGAGCAGGTCGGCGCCCAGCAGCCCGGCGCTCTGGAGCGCGGCCAGCGCGGCCAGCAGGGGCAGGCTCTGccgggggggcagcagcagggcgaAGGCGCCGAGCAGCAGCGGGACGGGCGCGCTGTAGAGCAGCCGCACGGCCGGGGCGGGCAGCCGGGCCCTGGCGCCGTAGGGGTCGGCGAGGAGGAAGGTGGCGCGGAGCAGGCCGACGGCCAGCAGCAGGGCATTGGCGCCCAGGGTGTAGGGCAGGTGGGGCAGGCCCAGGACGGGCGAGCCGACGAGGCTGGCCAGGCAGGCCAGGCTGAGCAGCAGGAAGAGGGAGCCGGTGCCATAGAGGTGCAGCTCCCAGGCGAAGCCGAGCGTGTGCTGCAGGTCGGCCCAGCGCAGCAGCGTCTGGTTGCGCggcaggaggctgcaggcccCGCTGGCCTGGGGACAGGGCGGGCTGGAGGCAGGCGCTAGGCCGGGCAGGCTGGGCCCAGGCTCGGGCGGAGGGGGGCGCTGGAGAGCTCGCTGGGTGGTGACTCTGATAAGGCCCCGCcggggagtggctgggggctggggtgaggtgggcacagGGGCCGTGGTGCTGCCATGGCCAGGAGGTCGGGTCCCATCTGCAAACAGCAAGGAGCACATCGTCAGCGGGCCAGCGTGTGCCACCTCCCTGCAGAACgccccacagctgggctgctCCCCACCCACTAGCCCCTCCCGGCCCAGGGGCCCCTGGACCctttaccccaccccaccccgggtcTCTGTGCCCATTCTGCACGGCTCTGCCAGCGGATACAGGAGCAGGCCAGGGCTCGCTGCATCCAAGCCCCATTCCTTGCATCCACATTGCCACAGCAACTTGCATCCTGCAGCAGCTTCCAATCAGCTGGTGCCAGGGTTCCCCatccagcagcctgagcccctCACCCTGTCCCCTGTGGGCTGCCTGCTATGGCCCTTCAGCCCTCCCAGTGGGGCTGGGCACCAGCAGGAGCAGCAATGggcatggggctgcagtgggagatacctgagtgctggggcggggggcagcccctgccctggcacaGACCAGCTGCTGACCCATTTAAAGGCCCcaaaccccagcagcctgcctccATCTGTTCAAGGCCCACCATCGCCTTGTGGCACCCCAGCACGGGAATGCAGATGGAGGGAcgctggcagggagcagagaccccagggctgggctagcaggggctgcgggtcgggagtgaggggcatcagcagaggtGTGACACTTAGGGGGGGCATGCGGGGTCAAGTGCCCCCCAGATTGgcctgctgggggcagagagggagaagggctctgtccttctctccctgccgAGTTCAGCCCCAGGTGCCCTTGGGCCAGTCGCCAGCTGCCCATGGATGCGACAGGATgtccctgctcccagcagggccgAGCCCATCACCAGCAGGGATCCCAGCTCCGCTCCCCACACCAGCTCCCTGAGGGCTTTGGGCCAAGCCCTGTCTCGCATTGGGGGGAATCCTCTGGGGCTGGACCATTCAcgtcccgtccccgtccccccaccccggcctctgGGCATGCAGCCCACATGTGTCCACTGCCAAGCCCCTGTGGGTAACTGGCCCCCGCTCCCCAGGGCATGGCCCCGCTCAGGTTCTGGGTGCTGGGGGCCAGTCAGAGCTGGCCAGGCCCCCGCCCTGCACCCATGCTCTGCACGAGGCGGGGCCTGCAGGGGCTTCAGGGCTCTGCTCCTTGGCTCTGGCCCAGGTCCCGGCGCTGCCAGCTCCGGCTCCCGCTCGGCAGAGCTGGCTCCAACCcagcctgtccccagccctggctcGCATTTCTTCCACCTGCTTCTGTTCGCAGCACCTGGCCACTCTTGCAGGCAGCCCTGATGCAGGGCACCTCCCGCCCGTGGATTTTGGGTGCAGCAGGAAAGGGCTGCTCCCATCACAGAGATGGGAGAACTGGGTCCAGGGCCAGGCATGCAGAgagggctgggccaggcctgcACTCAGGGCCACCCCCAGGAAGGGTAGGGGCTGCAGGCCCCAGGAACGAAGGTTTGTCCCGGGCAGGATCAGGGTCCATGGGAAGCCCAACCAGATGGGGGGCCGGGCGCGCAGGCGGGAGCCAGCGCTGATccccgtgggggggaggggattaggCGCCATCACTGGTCACAGCCTGGTGGAAGTTGTCACTGAGCCCCAGCCAGATatagctgctccctgccccccccaatccCGTTAGGGACCAGCCTGGCGCCTCTGACGGCATCAGTGCCCCCTGTgacccccaggctccagccatgcTGTGGCCTAACCGCCCGTGGGGGGAGCACCCAGACTGCCTGGCTGGGGGCCAAAGCCCAGCCGGCCCTACAGCTCCTGTCTGGGCCAGGCCTCTGACGAGCCCCTCTGCTCTGCGGGCGCTCAGGCTGCCAGGgcttgcccctgccccaccccagaggtgccAGGTGGGGAGCACCTAGACATTCCCACGGGCACCTCGCAAGGCAGGTCCCAGCAGCCCCCCACAGGAGCGCCTCTAAACTTGGCACTCAGTCTCCGCAGGGCGGGGTAGGACTGGGCTGGCTGGGACCCACTGGGGCCATCTCTGAGCCCCCAGTGCCCAGGCCCTGCcaggggcagcccctgggcccagcTGCCCGTGGTGGTGGGAGAAAAGGGCTGGCTGAGTCACAGGGGCGGGGTCCCCC encodes:
- the PRRT3 gene encoding proline-rich transmembrane protein 3, yielding MAAAAHLLAWSLVLVPALLPVSPLPQPFSSERRTRPQAAGASLGPGWAQELAGWPSLGSPSQEALWTLQALPALSPLVLAAPGGSLVFSGAGEPDDELSQGSSPGHSAATSHDSGTPPAPAESSVLPPPAWPLLLGAEDSWQTLEVPPALGPAGTEGAGGPGPATATFQGHTGLGSGSWPLTPAPGSGALLSPGWALRTGGSPGALAFESRELPSGSEPRSQQPASPSPARPPGAGSGPGPAGQDSPGTPGPMVSTIALAARPGSAAGASSAEWRQVADAGPGGAGQEGRPVSWAPGKGHPVPRASVPREPWEPLEHAWGKGQASYTQGYSLSQRRGSTLPPWGDAQGLPPHPTGRDGQPQPEGRWVPGASLAAMPAATSQLQQTAGAGGSVAGRWPGLAPAVLSAGRLELGDGAWELPPGLAPVQGRLTEPAPLAQGSPTWRLTPARAEGAMLETRAPAWTEGLSAHQRSTRRALPGSATQPPHLPGKAAPGAEQGLEHPRAGPALYASLGTSPAPTSPRPGAAAEEEIGAPQRVRGAVDPRAPVNSTSTATSAPSLLPPGTTHSDGTRPPGHGSTTAPVPTSPQPPATPRRGLIRVTTQRALQRPPPPEPGPSLPGLAPASSPPCPQASGACSLLPRNQTLLRWADLQHTLGFAWELHLYGTGSLFLLLSLACLASLVGSPVLGLPHLPYTLGANALLLAVGLLRATFLLADPYGARARLPAPAVRLLYSAPVPLLLGAFALLLPPRQSLPLLAALAALQSAGLLGADLLSPLLSPALGVGLRLLSCALGASLLLASLAASWRLRPLRPAAAQRVSCGCEDPQELPGQGGALQGLGPCPRVLLGCSALGLLCCGFQVYGALWLGGALGPPGEFSWPWWLVQVWFRLCELLLAFALCFVASPPFCQPCGSADHACWAKLLRYVCPYRKAEAPEYPNNCYDWAHGTQERAAAADIRESLIRNPPEQVPLRVLKDSNEARAAGAFSAGGSPASLCRPGVSPARVGHSYTSACFERESVLSLGALEFRPPSPINLSRSIDEALFKEHLVCDSLFLRSGLQCPGRLARRDSCSSLRSGSALPPLAEPRLPPKAWQRRSSLSDLPSQSASLPPSQGMPSGPPTEGAISGSSLDSFSRGSLKISWNPWRHGLSSLESLPLEETPSRAPLLPEEAPGPGTAGGAGDSACEARGSFLALSKQLDSRSLSSDTIEL